ACTGGTCCACAACAACCTTGGTTTCGATCTGTTCAAAAGCCTTTTTGACGAGATTCGTGTTAGGGACCTGTACAACAGGATTTCCTCTGGTGACAAAAAGCATCTTAATGGGTGGATCATTAGCTGCTAGAATATCCTCTGCCTGTGTCATACGCGTGAAGGTACGATGTTGTTTTCTTTTATCAGGTCGTGTTAACGCTGTCGTGTTAAAGGACTCTCCCACTGCAAGCTGCGCATAGTTTGCCCCTCCACCTTGAATACCGATATTTCCTGAAACGGCCACGAGTGCATCGATGGAACGTATGGTTTGACCACCATTACTATATCGCTGTAACCCTAAGCCCATTAAAGTGCATGTGGGCTTCCCTTCACTGTAGGCTTGTACAAGTGTTTCAAACATGTCAGGTGTCAGCCCTGCCTGCTCTAAGATCGTATCCGTCTGTACAGTTGCCAGAACATCCTTATTAAAAGTATCAAAACCGTACGTATATTGACTAAGGAAAGCATCATCTGCTTGACCATCGTCAACGAGTCTTTTCGCTATCGCTAGTGCGACCGCACCATCCATTCCTGGACGAAGCGTGATGTGTGTATCCGCCATTTTAGCAATACCCGTTTTTAACGGATCAATCACAATTAACTGGGCGCCCCTTTTGCGCGCTTTTTTTACAAAAGGAAGAATATGCATGTTCGTTGCAGTGATATTACGTCCCCAGACGACGATCGAGCGGCTATGAACGATATCCTCAGGTGAATGGCTATAGGCGCTCCCGAAGTCCACCTTCTGGGCCTCAATCCCTGCGCCCCAGCACAAACTTCCTACCAATTCTGTGATACCGCCATAACAGTTGAAAAAACGCTGGTCTAAGTTTTTTAATAAACCGTTATTGGAATAATCATGGCTGTGTAAAACCGCCGTGGTTCCCACCTCTTCTTTAATCGTTTGCATCTTATCTGCGATGTCATCTAACGCTTGGGACCAGGTTACCTCTTGAAAAACACCGTCTACCTTCTTCAGAGGTGTTAGAATGCGTTCTGTATGATTCACACGGTCCCCTAACATCATGCCCTTGCCACAAATTTTCCCCTTTGTCATAGGATGGTCTGGATCTCCCTCAACCTTAACCACCTTTTGATTTTGTGTTGTGACAACAAATCCACAAGCGTCCCAACAGTTTAACGGGCAGCCTGTTTTGACTTTCTTCTCTCTTTGAGTCAATCTCCCAACTCCTCTCCACTCCACTCACCAAACTTTTAGTATGCCGCTGTTTTTAATCTCCCTGATACGGTTCAAGTATTTTTTTTAGCTTTTGAACGAATTTGGCTCGTGGGAGTAACACACTGTGCTCGCATTTCATGCATTTTATACGAATATCCATACCCATGCGGACAATCTTCCAGCGATTTTCCCCACAGGGATGTGGCTTTTTCATTTGGACGATATCGTAGAGTTTAAACTCTTTTTGCTGCATCGTTCATCCCCCTACCTTTTACGAACTTTTTATCATCTTACCGCATTTTGCGCTGCTTCGCCAACGGATAGAGTAGGATTGTCATCAGGATGAATAGATTCAGCACACCGTAGAGAGGATATAAGACTTTTATTAAGTTTGTAAAACCAAAGACCGTTAAAGGGATAATACATAGGATAAAAAAAGCAGCTGTTAACCACTGCGGTCGTTCCTGGCTTTTAAAGCGAGTCACAAGTCCGAACATGCCACTAATCGCCGTAGTGAAGATGGCCAACCATAATATAAAGGTAACCCCGATCATAAGCTCATCCGAGAAATACCGCAGAATGGCAAAAAGAGGCACTTCATACAGCATAATTTCATT
The genomic region above belongs to Caldalkalibacillus salinus and contains:
- a CDS encoding molybdopterin-dependent oxidoreductase; its protein translation is MTQREKKVKTGCPLNCWDACGFVVTTQNQKVVKVEGDPDHPMTKGKICGKGMMLGDRVNHTERILTPLKKVDGVFQEVTWSQALDDIADKMQTIKEEVGTTAVLHSHDYSNNGLLKNLDQRFFNCYGGITELVGSLCWGAGIEAQKVDFGSAYSHSPEDIVHSRSIVVWGRNITATNMHILPFVKKARKRGAQLIVIDPLKTGIAKMADTHITLRPGMDGAVALAIAKRLVDDGQADDAFLSQYTYGFDTFNKDVLATVQTDTILEQAGLTPDMFETLVQAYSEGKPTCTLMGLGLQRYSNGGQTIRSIDALVAVSGNIGIQGGGANYAQLAVGESFNTTALTRPDKRKQHRTFTRMTQAEDILAANDPPIKMLFVTRGNPVVQVPNTNLVKKAFEQIETKVVVDQFLTDTAQLADYVLPCTTVFEEEDLYYASMFHNVVTYGQASVPPYGEAKPDRWIWTELANRLGFGDEFDYTVDEWLEMGLSLLNEQGVTLEVMKEKGAVKLPISDVPWFNKQFTTPSGKYEFYSLKLEREGKEPMVQLQLPHESKWRDPERYAQYPYTMLSIHPQKSLHSQHFHLVSALQEPRIDISTSIAERENLNEGDLIRLYNDRGSIEGIVKIVPGIHADTIRVDEGRWGAYGGSPNQLTPDTISDVGLGSTLYDCLVGIEKL
- a CDS encoding DUF951 domain-containing protein, yielding MQQKEFKLYDIVQMKKPHPCGENRWKIVRMGMDIRIKCMKCEHSVLLPRAKFVQKLKKILEPYQGD